From the genome of Scytonema hofmannii PCC 7110, one region includes:
- a CDS encoding lipopolysaccharide biosynthesis protein, with amino-acid sequence MLSNKLKLNKFKQTLSSQYIRNVGWLGGAELANRVFRLATTVTLARTFSPQEYGLVAVIYTTIEFARVFTLRGGIGGKIIQADSQDVKAICDTAYWLNWILCGAVFIFQCLAAFPIAWFYGDDRLILPLSAVALNYLMLPLFLIQSALLERENRLKISAACNAIQSLVSNTIAVILAFLGMGVWAIVLPMILSTPFVIIITCRNHTWRPPKSFSFKQWQEITRFGGHLVVVELLNKLRSNIDYLIVGKFLGIEALGVYYFAFNAGLGITMNVMNSFSTALFPYLCEVRNDINKLEDRFLNSLKKTCTFVIPLVILQSSLAQFYVPIVFGEKWISAVPILVIICLSALPLPLSYSVYYLLNAVDKTRINLYYALTYTVVFAMCVLVSVNWGIFWVAMSVLICRVLACVFQMWAIGYVFAKKNYQ; translated from the coding sequence ATGCTGAGCAACAAATTAAAACTTAATAAATTCAAGCAGACGTTATCCAGCCAATATATTCGTAATGTTGGCTGGCTCGGAGGAGCAGAGTTAGCTAATCGTGTCTTCCGCTTGGCAACTACAGTCACTCTCGCTCGTACATTTAGCCCTCAAGAGTATGGTTTAGTCGCCGTTATCTATACTACTATTGAATTTGCGAGAGTTTTTACCTTAAGAGGCGGAATTGGGGGCAAAATTATTCAAGCAGATAGCCAAGATGTTAAAGCTATTTGCGATACAGCCTACTGGTTAAATTGGATTTTATGCGGAGCCGTTTTTATTTTTCAATGTCTCGCTGCTTTTCCAATTGCTTGGTTTTATGGAGATGACCGTCTCATTTTGCCCTTAAGTGCAGTAGCTTTGAATTACTTAATGCTACCGCTTTTTCTGATTCAGTCTGCTCTACTCGAACGAGAAAATCGATTGAAGATTTCAGCTGCGTGCAATGCTATTCAATCTTTAGTCAGTAATACGATCGCTGTGATTCTCGCTTTTTTAGGCATGGGAGTTTGGGCTATAGTCTTACCAATGATACTCTCAACTCCATTTGTAATTATTATTACTTGCAGAAATCACACTTGGAGACCACCAAAAAGTTTTAGTTTTAAGCAATGGCAAGAAATTACTCGTTTTGGTGGTCATTTAGTTGTCGTTGAATTATTGAACAAATTAAGGTCAAATATAGACTATTTGATTGTAGGAAAATTTTTAGGTATTGAAGCTTTGGGAGTTTATTATTTTGCTTTTAATGCTGGGTTGGGAATCACTATGAATGTGATGAACTCATTTTCTACTGCTTTATTTCCCTATCTTTGTGAGGTTCGTAATGATATCAATAAGTTAGAAGATCGGTTTTTAAATTCTTTGAAAAAAACTTGCACATTTGTTATTCCACTTGTTATATTACAGTCAAGTTTGGCACAATTTTATGTACCAATTGTATTTGGGGAAAAGTGGATCTCAGCAGTTCCTATTTTAGTTATTATCTGTCTTTCTGCTTTACCACTTCCCTTGAGCTACTCTGTTTATTATCTATTAAACGCCGTAGATAAAACTCGGATCAATCTCTACTACGCTTTAACGTACACAGTTGTCTTTGCGATGTGTGTGTTGGTGAGCGTGAACTGGGGAATATTTTGGGTAGCTATGTCGGTACTGATATGCCGAGTGCTCGCTTGCGTTTTTCAAATGTGGGCGATCGGATATGTATTTGCAAAGAAAAATTACCAGTAG
- a CDS encoding glycosyltransferase family 2 protein yields the protein MSEAQVTIVVVPRERFSYTQQSLESIYENTNCPFKLVYIDGNSPNHIKEYLKKQAQQKGFKLIRTEHFLTPNKARNIGLSHVDTKYVILIDNDVLVKPGWVEALVRCAEETGAWVVGPLCLEGKDFKTIHMVGGTSMFKEKGNRRWLVEKRPFMKLPLEKVASKLRRQATEILELHCIFARTETFEKLGKLDEKLMSMGEESDFCMTVTNAGKLIYFEPDSVISYVPPPPLAWSDLPFYFVRWSKAWCQQSVKHFQEKWNLTDDSPTLKHYEEFVDRHRYIAYTTSRKDLVYIAKRAILGLINRFMNWRASSVS from the coding sequence ATGTCAGAAGCACAAGTCACAATTGTTGTTGTCCCTCGCGAACGCTTTAGCTATACGCAGCAGTCACTAGAAAGTATATACGAGAATACTAACTGTCCCTTTAAGCTAGTTTATATTGATGGGAACTCACCGAATCACATCAAAGAATATCTTAAGAAACAAGCACAACAAAAGGGTTTTAAACTCATTCGTACCGAACATTTCTTGACTCCCAATAAAGCTCGTAATATCGGTCTTTCACATGTGGATACTAAATATGTCATATTAATTGACAATGATGTGTTAGTTAAGCCAGGTTGGGTAGAAGCATTAGTTCGATGTGCAGAGGAAACTGGGGCTTGGGTTGTGGGTCCTCTTTGTCTTGAAGGAAAAGACTTCAAAACCATTCACATGGTGGGCGGAACATCCATGTTCAAAGAGAAGGGGAACCGTCGTTGGTTAGTAGAGAAACGTCCTTTTATGAAATTACCGCTAGAAAAAGTAGCATCCAAACTACGGCGTCAAGCAACTGAGATTTTAGAGCTTCACTGTATATTTGCTCGGACAGAAACTTTTGAAAAGCTGGGTAAATTAGATGAAAAGTTAATGAGCATGGGAGAAGAAAGCGATTTTTGTATGACCGTTACCAATGCTGGAAAGCTAATTTACTTCGAGCCAGATTCTGTCATTTCCTACGTACCACCACCACCATTAGCTTGGTCAGATTTACCCTTCTACTTTGTTCGATGGAGTAAGGCTTGGTGTCAACAAAGCGTTAAACACTTCCAGGAGAAATGGAACTTAACTGATGACTCTCCTACACTCAAACACTATGAGGAGTTTGTAGACAGACACCGTTATATAGCTTACACAACATCTCGAAAGGACTTAGTTTATATCGCTAAACGGGCAATTCTCGGTCTTATTAATAGATTCATGAATTGGAGAGCATCTAGCGTTTCGTAA
- a CDS encoding glycosyltransferase family 2 protein has translation MATISVIIPAYNAEHTIRETIASVQNQTFSDFEIIVIDDQSRDRTLEVLHAIQDERLKVFSYENGGASVARNRGIDHATGEFIAFLDADDLWTPNKLERQIEALQKNPEAGVAYSWTYYFFKDEKSSYIEKSNCFEGNVYANLLVTNFLHNGSNPLVRRKAIDSVGLFDPNIRSVEDWDYWLRLSAKWNFVLVREPQIIYRQHSQSVSENIEAMEKNCLALVDKSFQTAPQELQFLKTRTLIVIYQYLAQKYLNRASHSYKDVNFAGQKLWAAICLQPKILLEQYTQSLIRGFLKKWIFTQLLPSRQKITYEKPIPVNEIDSNRETFV, from the coding sequence ATGGCTACTATATCTGTTATTATCCCTGCTTACAATGCAGAACACACAATTCGTGAAACAATTGCTTCCGTACAAAATCAAACTTTTTCCGATTTTGAAATTATTGTTATTGATGACCAGTCACGCGATCGCACTTTAGAAGTACTGCACGCTATTCAAGATGAGCGACTCAAAGTATTCTCCTACGAAAATGGAGGAGCCTCAGTTGCACGCAATCGTGGAATTGATCATGCTACAGGAGAATTTATAGCCTTTCTTGATGCTGACGATTTATGGACTCCCAACAAGTTAGAGCGACAAATTGAAGCTTTACAAAAAAATCCTGAAGCAGGCGTTGCTTATAGCTGGACTTACTACTTCTTCAAAGATGAAAAATCTTCTTATATCGAAAAGTCGAATTGTTTTGAAGGTAATGTCTACGCTAATTTGCTTGTCACCAACTTTTTACATAATGGTTCTAATCCACTAGTTCGGCGAAAGGCAATAGATTCTGTTGGGTTGTTCGATCCTAACATTAGATCGGTTGAAGACTGGGACTATTGGCTGAGATTATCAGCTAAGTGGAACTTTGTTCTGGTACGCGAACCACAGATAATTTACCGCCAGCACTCCCAGTCAGTATCGGAAAACATTGAAGCAATGGAAAAAAATTGTCTGGCTTTAGTAGATAAATCTTTTCAAACAGCGCCACAAGAGCTTCAATTTCTTAAAACACGGACTTTAATTGTTATCTATCAATATTTAGCACAAAAGTATTTAAACCGTGCATCCCACAGTTATAAAGATGTAAATTTTGCCGGACAGAAACTTTGGGCAGCTATTTGCTTGCAACCCAAAATTCTGTTAGAACAGTATACTCAAAGTTTAATCCGAGGCTTTCTTAAAAAATGGATTTTTACACAATTACTCCCTTCTCGCCAGAAGATTACTTATGAAAAACCAATACCCGTGAATGAAATTGATTCAAATCGGGAAACCTTTGTTTAG
- a CDS encoding helix-turn-helix domain-containing protein, whose product MNKVMFCKLKQYMDTEGLNIAQLSREIGVTENAIRGYVKNSFSRIDCQVAMKICDYFQVNVGEMFVIKENI is encoded by the coding sequence ATGAATAAGGTAATGTTTTGTAAATTAAAACAATACATGGATACGGAAGGGTTAAATATAGCTCAACTATCTAGAGAGATAGGTGTTACAGAAAATGCTATACGCGGTTATGTTAAAAACTCTTTTAGCCGTATTGATTGTCAAGTCGCTATGAAAATATGCGATTACTTTCAAGTAAATGTAGGTGAAATGTTTGTCATTAAGGAAAATATATAA
- a CDS encoding formylglycine-generating enzyme family protein yields MGNEIALEMVLIPGDTFFMGSPQGEPEWIETEGSKHRVTISSFLISKFPVTQAQWIAVTNLPKINIDLESDIANFKGVNRPIECAFWEDANEFCARLTNKTGKPYRLPTEAEWEYACCGGTTTPFHFGATITTDLANYDGTGRFINGIFRPGYYGRGPKGFYREETTEVGYFQVANSFGLFELQRYCFLGSVDDWINIGLPDTLQNLVETYVQHLGRESYYELH; encoded by the coding sequence GTGGGGAATGAAATTGCTTTAGAAATGGTTTTGATTCCCGGCGATACTTTCTTCATGGGTTCACCTCAGGGAGAACCGGAGTGGATAGAAACAGAGGGATCAAAGCACCGCGTTACGATTTCATCCTTCCTTATCAGTAAATTTCCAGTGACTCAAGCTCAATGGATAGCTGTTACTAACTTACCGAAAATTAATATCGATCTAGAATCTGACATAGCCAACTTTAAAGGAGTAAATCGACCAATTGAGTGTGCATTTTGGGAAGATGCGAATGAGTTTTGTGCCAGATTAACCAACAAAACTGGTAAACCCTATCGATTACCAACTGAAGCAGAATGGGAGTATGCTTGCTGTGGAGGAACAACCACACCATTTCACTTTGGTGCAACTATCACAACAGATTTAGCAAATTATGATGGGACGGGTAGATTCATTAATGGAATTTTCCGCCCCGGTTACTATGGCAGAGGTCCCAAAGGCTTCTACCGTGAAGAAACAACAGAAGTTGGATACTTTCAAGTTGCTAATTCTTTTGGACTTTTCGAGCTGCAAAGATACTGTTTTTTGGGTTCAGTTGATGACTGGATTAATATCGGGCTTCCCGATACTCTTCAAAACTTGGTGGAAACATACGTACAGCATTTAGGACGCGAATCCTACTACGAATTGCACTAA